CCAAGCCGTGCGCCGACGAGCTCTTCTACCCACCGCTGCTTCCGCTGGTTCCACATCCTTCAGGCCAACGCCAACCAATCCCGAACCAAGACATGGACATCGTGACTGTGCACGGCGACACCATAACATTCAAGCACTTCCTTCAGAACGGCAGCAACACGCTGAGACAGCCATGGAGCGACTACTACCAATCTAAGGGTTTGAAGATGGGCAAGGGCAAGGACGGCGTCGTCCTCATGCGCTGCGCGGAAGGCCAAGGCGGGCTCCTCATCGGCTTTCGGCGCGGCGAGCCAAGCACGGACCTCGCGTCTGAGATGCTCGACAACTTCCAGGCGGCGAGCGCGGCGGCGGGAGCCGTGCCAAGCAGCCAACTCGTGCTGGGGCAGGTCCACAACGCCCCCGCCGACCCCTTCACCGTCCACTACTACCCAAGACAAGGCTGGCCCTTCGTCGTGCCGAGGACCGAGGTGGACGACAGGCTTCGGTTCGACTGggagcaggggctcaaagtacgcATGGAAGTCCCAGTGAACAACCATGAGATGCAGGCGAGCAGGGATAAAGCCGGGGCTCCCAGCTACTTCCATGGCGACATCACCGCCGTGAACAACGACGGCCGCTGGTGCCAGTTGCAGGTATGTGTCATGCTGTGGTTCCTGTGTATCTGCATGATTCAAAGCTATTTATCCTATCCGATTACATACAGTAGATATATCTGATGGTTTATACTACATACTGCATACTATGTATGTGATGATCCTAAATTTCTCATTGCGCCATACTATCAACTGAAACACCATCACAAGACTGTGTGACA
This region of Lolium perenne isolate Kyuss_39 chromosome 2, Kyuss_2.0, whole genome shotgun sequence genomic DNA includes:
- the LOC127333157 gene encoding auxin response factor 13-like; its protein translation is MALPPAAAALADRRMAQDIWMACAGPFARLPSAGTKVYYFPKGHADQCRGHNLPVVPADTAIPCTVESVVLHYHPVSDSPYAVISLHHGEGPAQPPAAPAPALAPAPPQFPELRYYVKHMEGTSDDLRLVVPKPCADELFYPPLLPLVPHPSGQRQPIPNQDMDIVTVHGDTITFKHFLQNGSNTLRQPWSDYYQSKGLKMGKGKDGVVLMRCAEGQGGLLIGFRRGEPSTDLASEMLDNFQAASAAAGAVPSSQLVLGQVHNAPADPFTVHYYPRQGWPFVVPRTEVDDRLRFDWEQGLKVRMEVPVNNHEMQASRDKAGAPSYFHGDITAVNNDGRWCQLQVNWEESSAPTPSENVNTWQVQLFAPPVRKRKPTDPLHAPSSSGTGPSRLVLHDIA